One genomic region from Jilunia laotingensis encodes:
- a CDS encoding sulfatase family protein: protein MNKRHIIVSASILLTGTGIKAADSITDKTSQPNVILILADDMGYGDVSVLNENSKIHTPNIDAMAQQGITFTDAHSSSSLSTPSRYALLTGRYAFRTTLKKGVIGGYGKPIIAADRPTLGTLFRNNGYSTACIGKWHLGWNWSKDENDKVDFNRPITEGPTERGFDYFFGISASLDMPPYVYVENNTITAAPNRTAKERKGIELFREGPLGADFEPETCLVNLREHAIDFLNDPQRKQQPFFLYLPLTAPHTPILPSAEFQGKSGLSPYGDFVLMVDDIVGRIRTTLKEKGLDENTIVIFTTDNGCAPYADMKGMEKKGHYPSYIYRGAKSDIYDGGHRLPLIISWGKRHQGVINNELVCLADFYATFAQMCHTKIANNVAEDSYSIWPILKGNGHSKRDYIVHHSGEGFFSIRNDRWKLIFWGGSGGWCFPSLPKDAEYIATLPAMQLYDMKNDPSETQNVVEQHPDIVKKLTDEMKRYIVNGRSTKGAKQSNDSMDNWPQIKLLMEK from the coding sequence ATGAACAAAAGACACATTATCGTATCAGCTTCCATCCTACTCACAGGTACCGGAATTAAAGCCGCTGACAGCATCACAGATAAAACATCTCAACCGAACGTCATACTTATCCTGGCAGATGACATGGGATATGGAGATGTCTCCGTACTGAATGAGAATTCAAAGATTCATACTCCCAACATCGATGCAATGGCGCAGCAAGGGATCACCTTCACCGATGCACACTCCTCATCTTCTTTAAGCACACCGTCACGGTATGCCCTACTGACAGGTCGTTATGCCTTCCGTACCACTTTAAAGAAAGGAGTAATCGGAGGATACGGCAAACCTATTATAGCAGCTGACCGTCCCACGCTGGGTACTCTTTTCAGGAACAACGGATACAGTACTGCCTGTATAGGTAAATGGCATCTGGGATGGAATTGGAGCAAAGATGAAAATGATAAAGTCGATTTCAACCGCCCCATTACAGAAGGTCCGACCGAAAGAGGTTTTGATTATTTCTTCGGCATATCGGCATCATTGGATATGCCACCTTATGTATATGTAGAAAACAACACAATTACTGCTGCTCCAAACCGCACAGCTAAAGAGCGTAAAGGTATTGAACTATTCAGGGAAGGACCTCTAGGTGCAGATTTTGAACCGGAGACCTGCCTGGTCAACCTAAGAGAACATGCAATCGATTTTTTGAATGATCCGCAACGGAAACAACAGCCCTTTTTTCTATATCTTCCCCTCACAGCTCCTCATACCCCTATCCTCCCTTCAGCGGAGTTCCAAGGGAAATCAGGTTTATCACCTTATGGAGATTTCGTGCTGATGGTAGATGACATAGTAGGCCGTATCCGGACCACCTTAAAAGAAAAAGGACTGGACGAAAACACGATTGTCATATTTACTACAGACAATGGGTGCGCCCCCTATGCAGACATGAAAGGCATGGAGAAAAAAGGACATTATCCCAGCTATATATATAGAGGAGCCAAATCCGATATCTACGACGGTGGTCACCGCCTTCCGTTAATTATCTCTTGGGGCAAACGCCACCAAGGTGTGATCAACAACGAGTTGGTTTGTCTGGCAGATTTCTATGCTACTTTTGCACAGATGTGTCATACCAAGATAGCGAACAACGTGGCGGAAGACAGTTACTCAATATGGCCGATTCTCAAAGGTAACGGGCACTCGAAGAGAGATTACATCGTACATCATTCGGGAGAAGGCTTTTTCTCTATCAGGAACGACCGTTGGAAACTAATTTTCTGGGGAGGTTCCGGTGGTTGGTGTTTCCCTTCACTTCCTAAAGATGCAGAGTATATAGCCACCCTGCCTGCCATGCAATTATATGATATGAAAAACGATCCGTCCGAAACACAAAATGTAGTGGAGCAACACCCGGACATAGTAAAAAAACTTACGGATGAGATGAAAAGATATATCGTGAACGGACGCTCTACCAAAGGAGCTAAGCAGTCAAACGACAGTATGGATAATTGGCCTCAGATCAAGCTGTTAATGGAAAAATGA
- a CDS encoding glycoside hydrolase family 2 protein: protein MKQNWILIAMLLYVIPCLAWEPVGDKIKTRWAKEVTPDNVWKEYPRPQLRRADWQNLNGLWQYTIIGKNEKAPKTYSGEILVPFCVESSLSGVGKTVRPEDKIWYKTTFEIPTDWKGENILLHFGAVDWETTVWVNGKQAGTHKGGFDAFSFDITKCLKGSGKQELVVSVWDPTDFGSQARGKQQLNQQGIWYTPVSGIWQTVWLEPVNKSHIASVTPVADIDHRSVTLKTAVSNTSKSDKLQISVKDGGKTILTKEMAYQPELTLNIPEPKLWTPATPHLYQLEMTLKRGNKTLDKVDSYFAMRKVSKARDEKGYMRICLNNEPIFQYGTLDQGWWPDGLHTPPTAEAMRWDMETLKEMGFNSLRKHIKMEPALYYYYADSLGIMIWQDMSSGMSSQNKAQEHVKPGAAKDWESRPAESAQEWESELKRMIDQLGFFPCITTWVVFNEGWGQYDTPRIVNWVMDYDKTRLINGVSGWADRGVGHFYDYHNYPAASMPLPKDCGERVSVLGEFGGLGLPLKEHLWNASMRNWGYKTINESNTLINDYTRLMYDLRTLAATGLSAAIYTQTTDVEGEVNGLITYDREVIKIPAPMLHAIHSELYNAKTSAVNNLIADARYGKTTHLFQYGSAPAQKVSFPVNIKQKTNVTSTEEFTLNKIPSNLMIWLNMSGNTTVWLNGHRVLDQNVRQTRQYNQFNLSDYIPYLKVGKNTLKVECDAQNDKLFDYGLQAID, encoded by the coding sequence ATGAAACAAAATTGGATTTTAATAGCAATGCTGCTTTACGTAATTCCCTGCTTGGCTTGGGAGCCGGTGGGTGACAAAATCAAAACCCGTTGGGCGAAAGAGGTAACCCCGGATAACGTCTGGAAAGAATATCCCCGTCCTCAGCTCCGCAGAGCAGATTGGCAAAACCTGAACGGACTGTGGCAATACACCATAATAGGTAAAAATGAAAAAGCTCCCAAAACATATAGCGGAGAAATATTGGTTCCTTTCTGTGTCGAATCATCCCTCTCGGGAGTAGGTAAAACAGTTCGTCCCGAGGACAAAATCTGGTATAAAACAACATTTGAAATCCCTACCGATTGGAAGGGCGAAAACATCCTGTTACATTTCGGTGCAGTAGACTGGGAAACGACCGTATGGGTAAACGGCAAACAGGCCGGAACACACAAAGGTGGTTTCGATGCCTTCTCCTTCGACATCACAAAATGCCTGAAAGGTTCAGGGAAACAGGAACTGGTTGTTTCCGTATGGGACCCCACGGACTTCGGCTCACAGGCAAGAGGAAAACAACAACTGAATCAACAAGGCATCTGGTACACTCCCGTATCAGGTATCTGGCAGACCGTATGGTTGGAACCGGTGAATAAAAGCCACATTGCTTCCGTTACTCCGGTAGCAGATATCGATCACCGTTCAGTAACGTTAAAGACAGCGGTCAGCAATACTTCAAAAAGCGATAAGTTGCAGATTAGCGTAAAAGACGGAGGCAAAACCATCCTTACCAAAGAGATGGCTTACCAACCGGAACTTACTTTGAACATTCCCGAACCGAAACTCTGGACTCCGGCCACCCCTCATCTCTATCAACTGGAAATGACCTTGAAACGCGGCAATAAGACCCTGGACAAAGTGGACAGCTACTTTGCCATGCGTAAAGTATCCAAAGCAAGAGATGAAAAAGGATACATGCGTATCTGCCTCAACAACGAACCGATTTTCCAGTATGGAACATTGGATCAAGGCTGGTGGCCTGACGGACTCCATACACCTCCTACGGCAGAAGCCATGCGTTGGGATATGGAAACCTTGAAAGAGATGGGATTCAATTCACTGCGCAAACATATCAAAATGGAACCAGCACTGTATTACTATTACGCTGACTCACTGGGCATCATGATCTGGCAAGATATGTCATCGGGCATGAGCAGCCAGAATAAAGCACAGGAACATGTGAAACCGGGTGCAGCCAAAGACTGGGAAAGCCGGCCTGCCGAAAGCGCACAGGAATGGGAAAGTGAGTTGAAAAGGATGATCGATCAACTGGGATTCTTCCCCTGTATCACCACCTGGGTAGTATTTAATGAAGGCTGGGGACAATATGATACTCCGCGTATCGTTAATTGGGTGATGGATTACGACAAAACCCGTCTGATCAACGGAGTCAGCGGTTGGGCAGACCGTGGCGTAGGACATTTCTACGATTATCATAACTATCCGGCAGCATCCATGCCATTGCCCAAAGATTGTGGCGAGAGAGTATCCGTACTGGGCGAATTCGGTGGATTGGGACTTCCTTTGAAAGAACATCTCTGGAATGCAAGTATGCGCAACTGGGGTTATAAGACCATTAACGAATCCAATACACTGATCAACGACTATACACGCCTGATGTACGACCTACGTACCTTGGCAGCTACAGGACTGAGTGCTGCTATTTATACACAGACAACCGATGTGGAAGGTGAAGTAAACGGTTTGATCACTTACGACCGCGAAGTTATAAAGATTCCGGCACCTATGTTACATGCCATTCATTCCGAATTGTACAATGCTAAAACATCGGCAGTAAACAATCTGATAGCAGATGCACGCTACGGCAAGACGACACATCTGTTCCAATATGGCTCAGCACCAGCTCAGAAAGTTAGCTTCCCGGTTAATATAAAACAGAAAACAAATGTGACTTCAACTGAAGAATTTACATTGAATAAGATACCTTCCAATCTGATGATCTGGTTGAACATGAGCGGTAATACTACTGTATGGCTTAACGGTCATCGCGTATTGGATCAGAATGTAAGACAGACTCGTCAGTACAACCAGTTCAATCTGAGCGATTACATCCCATACCTGAAGGTAGGAAAAAACACATTGAAAGTGGAATGTGATGCCCAAAACGACAAACTGTTTGATTACGGATTGCAAGCTATTGATTAA
- a CDS encoding sulfatase family protein: protein MKRSWFVTLSLLAGVPAAAQQEHPNLIFVITDQLRNDVFSCRGDEIARTPNIDRFKSESADFTNAVAVTPVSAAARASLFTGKYSSSTGMVINELRLNPNQRAIGHVLTENGYNTAYIGKWHMYGNCSDHSSDECAFIPKGPDRLGFNGEWKAYNFHHENMNSYYYEDKKEKIYYGQGTYEPEEQFKMAIRSLDRLSGEKKPFALFLSVGVPHDPWTKDNVPAKYYQRYANVPFALPSNWSDTPDKYMDRNTDPKRWIDYWKKNIPEMKRVYYSMVSSIDDYLGDLMAKVSELNLDENTIIVFFSDHGEMFGENGRVYKMIFYDSAARVPFMVRWKGKIKAGQEIDACLNTPDIMPSLLSLMDLPIPESVEGTDLSPLALGKKCREPEFAFMQGMGHTYQWKDGHEWRAVRDKQYTYARYLIDGSELLFDNIADPRQTQNLVNHREYDKILKRMRKQMQTKMHELKDEFKPCSWYRGKWVDEERCIQAAAKGPFKQQ from the coding sequence ATGAAACGAAGTTGGTTTGTGACTCTTTCCCTATTAGCCGGTGTTCCTGCTGCCGCACAGCAGGAACACCCTAATTTGATATTTGTCATCACCGATCAATTACGCAATGACGTATTCAGTTGCCGGGGAGACGAGATTGCCCGTACTCCGAACATTGACCGGTTCAAATCCGAAAGTGCGGATTTCACCAATGCAGTAGCCGTTACCCCGGTATCCGCTGCAGCAAGGGCTTCCCTGTTTACCGGAAAATATTCATCCAGCACAGGCATGGTGATCAATGAGCTTCGTCTGAACCCCAATCAGCGAGCCATCGGACACGTACTGACAGAAAATGGATACAACACAGCCTATATCGGCAAATGGCACATGTATGGCAATTGCTCCGATCATTCTTCGGACGAATGCGCTTTCATTCCGAAAGGTCCCGACCGCCTGGGATTCAACGGAGAATGGAAAGCATACAATTTCCATCATGAGAACATGAACTCCTATTACTATGAAGACAAGAAGGAGAAAATCTATTACGGGCAAGGAACCTACGAACCAGAAGAACAATTTAAGATGGCTATCCGCTCGTTAGATCGGTTGAGTGGGGAAAAGAAACCTTTTGCCTTATTCCTCTCGGTAGGAGTTCCGCATGATCCATGGACAAAAGACAATGTTCCGGCAAAATATTATCAACGTTATGCCAATGTACCTTTTGCCCTCCCTTCCAACTGGAGCGACACACCGGATAAATATATGGACCGCAATACCGATCCGAAACGCTGGATCGATTACTGGAAGAAGAACATTCCCGAAATGAAACGGGTGTACTATTCGATGGTATCCAGCATTGACGATTACCTAGGCGACCTGATGGCTAAAGTATCGGAGCTAAATCTAGATGAGAATACGATCATTGTCTTTTTCTCGGATCATGGAGAAATGTTCGGAGAAAACGGCCGTGTCTATAAGATGATATTCTATGACAGCGCAGCCCGAGTCCCGTTCATGGTACGCTGGAAAGGAAAGATCAAAGCAGGACAAGAAATCGATGCCTGCCTGAATACCCCCGACATCATGCCGTCACTTCTTAGCCTGATGGATCTCCCCATACCGGAATCAGTAGAAGGAACCGACCTCTCTCCTCTTGCCCTTGGCAAGAAATGCAGAGAACCTGAGTTTGCTTTCATGCAAGGCATGGGACATACCTATCAATGGAAAGACGGACATGAGTGGAGAGCAGTTCGCGACAAACAATATACTTATGCACGGTATTTGATTGACGGTTCCGAACTTTTATTCGACAATATAGCTGATCCGAGACAGACCCAAAACCTGGTCAACCACAGGGAATATGATAAAATATTGAAAAGGATGAGAAAGCAGATGCAAACAAAAATGCATGAACTCAAAGATGAATTCAAGCCCTGTAGTTGGTACCGCGGAAAATGGGTGGATGAAGAGAGATGCATACAGGCTGCTGCCAAAGGTCCTTTTAAACAACAATAA
- a CDS encoding family 43 glycosylhydrolase produces the protein MKKKFLLMALLVFSLAATAQNPKEILKAVKKHDKAVYLKPGWIRDPYIYLAPDGFYYLTGTTPTNGDKREIEDKYNLGLSPQAKKLGLKPSLVGYQVRVWKSKDLANWEYVGEPFSLDRGFWAQQQPEAFKNTPKEEWFLWAPEMYYADGKWVAVHTSPSPVKNGANLIIMDNLGKSNKLEFPMGKDVRDKHDPSLFRDDDGTWYMTWSNTLIAPLKPGFTGLAADPVRIDPSNRVIGHEGATLKKIGKKYVHFGTAWSTDQGRKGSYNLYYCTSDNITGPYSERRFVGRFLGHGTPFMDKDGKWWCTAFFNGNVPPLPKNGIQTKDLSETAQTINEQGTTIVPLEVKIQKDGDVYIRAIDPDYATPGPDEVQKF, from the coding sequence ATGAAAAAGAAATTTTTACTAATGGCATTGCTTGTCTTTTCACTAGCAGCAACAGCCCAAAACCCAAAAGAGATTCTGAAAGCCGTGAAGAAACACGATAAAGCCGTGTATTTGAAACCGGGCTGGATACGCGACCCATACATTTATCTGGCACCGGACGGATTTTATTACTTGACCGGAACCACTCCCACGAATGGAGACAAACGGGAGATAGAGGATAAATACAATCTCGGACTATCACCACAAGCCAAGAAACTGGGATTAAAGCCCAGCCTCGTAGGTTACCAAGTTCGTGTATGGAAGAGTAAAGACCTTGCCAATTGGGAATACGTAGGCGAACCGTTCTCCCTTGACAGGGGGTTCTGGGCACAGCAACAGCCGGAAGCCTTCAAAAACACTCCCAAAGAAGAGTGGTTCCTTTGGGCACCCGAAATGTATTACGCAGATGGCAAATGGGTAGCTGTCCATACTTCACCCAGTCCGGTTAAAAATGGCGCCAACCTCATTATCATGGACAATCTCGGAAAGAGCAACAAGCTTGAATTCCCGATGGGAAAAGATGTCAGAGACAAACACGACCCTTCCTTGTTCCGCGATGATGACGGCACTTGGTATATGACTTGGAGCAATACGTTGATCGCTCCGTTAAAGCCCGGATTTACCGGATTGGCAGCCGATCCTGTCCGCATCGATCCTTCCAACCGCGTCATCGGCCACGAAGGTGCCACATTGAAAAAAATCGGAAAGAAGTATGTACACTTCGGAACAGCATGGTCTACCGATCAGGGACGAAAAGGTTCCTACAACTTATACTATTGCACCTCCGATAACATAACCGGACCGTACAGCGAACGCCGTTTCGTAGGACGATTCCTCGGACATGGAACACCCTTTATGGATAAAGACGGCAAATGGTGGTGTACCGCCTTCTTCAACGGTAATGTACCGCCTCTGCCCAAAAATGGTATCCAGACAAAAGACCTGAGCGAAACAGCCCAGACCATCAACGAACAAGGTACCACCATCGTTCCTTTGGAAGTAAAGATACAGAAAGACGGTGATGTCTACATTCGCGCCATCGATCCGGACTACGCGACTCCCGGACCAGACGAAGTACAGAAATTTTAA
- a CDS encoding sulfatase family protein, protein MKNLYLPLTAALAAVGASTFAQTTKPNIVLIMTDQQRADLCGREGFPMAITPFADSLAHQNVWFDKAYTVAPASAPARCSMFTGRFPSATHVRTNHNVPDVYYNKDMVTVLKENGYKTALVGKNHSYLKASDMDYWIDYGHWGKGKKNTPEEKELARFLNQQARGQWLEPSPIPLEQQQPTTIVNEALDWIGQQKADEPFFLWVSFAEPHNPYQVCEPYYSMFAPDKIPQPRTTRKDLPKKSDKYQILSQLEDASCPDLQRDLPRLRGNYMGMIRLIDDQVKRMIETLKAEGKYENTIFIILADHGDYCGEYGLIRKGAGTPECLTRIPMVWAGYGIKQQKQPMDAHVSLADIFPTLCTAIGTDIPVGVQGRSLWPMLTGQEYPKKEFASIIVEQGFGGEDFTLNEPLTFAEEGALTPGKIAYCDELNTWTQSGTQRMIRKDDWKLIMDNYGRGELYNLKNDPSEINNLFGNKKYADKQMELIEALITWNLRLQDPLPIPRNRYHFKQNPYNYHFTD, encoded by the coding sequence ATGAAAAACCTATATTTACCTCTTACAGCGGCTCTTGCCGCTGTTGGTGCTTCAACATTTGCACAGACTACGAAGCCCAATATCGTGCTGATCATGACCGACCAGCAACGTGCCGACCTTTGCGGCAGAGAAGGCTTTCCGATGGCTATCACTCCATTCGCTGACTCATTAGCTCATCAGAACGTCTGGTTCGACAAGGCTTACACCGTAGCCCCGGCAAGTGCCCCGGCACGCTGTTCGATGTTTACCGGGCGTTTTCCTTCGGCAACCCATGTACGCACCAACCATAATGTACCCGATGTATATTACAACAAGGATATGGTGACCGTCTTGAAAGAAAACGGATACAAAACAGCCCTGGTGGGCAAGAACCATTCCTACCTGAAAGCTAGTGATATGGACTACTGGATAGACTACGGGCATTGGGGTAAAGGCAAAAAGAATACGCCTGAAGAAAAAGAACTTGCCCGTTTTCTCAATCAACAAGCCCGCGGACAATGGTTGGAACCTTCCCCTATCCCGTTGGAACAGCAACAGCCTACCACCATCGTCAACGAAGCTTTGGACTGGATCGGCCAACAAAAAGCAGATGAACCGTTCTTCTTATGGGTTTCATTCGCTGAACCTCATAACCCTTATCAGGTATGCGAACCTTATTATTCAATGTTTGCTCCCGATAAAATTCCACAACCTCGCACTACCCGTAAAGACCTCCCTAAAAAGAGTGACAAATATCAGATCCTATCTCAACTGGAAGACGCCTCCTGCCCCGATCTGCAAAGAGATCTCCCCCGCTTGAGAGGCAATTATATGGGTATGATCCGCCTCATAGACGACCAGGTGAAGCGTATGATAGAAACACTGAAAGCAGAAGGAAAATACGAGAACACCATCTTTATCATCCTTGCCGACCACGGTGATTACTGCGGTGAATACGGATTGATTCGCAAAGGTGCCGGGACACCCGAATGCCTCACCCGTATCCCGATGGTATGGGCAGGTTATGGCATCAAACAACAAAAACAACCGATGGACGCCCATGTTTCCCTGGCAGATATATTCCCCACTTTATGTACCGCTATCGGCACCGATATACCCGTTGGAGTACAAGGCAGAAGCTTGTGGCCTATGCTTACAGGACAAGAATACCCAAAGAAAGAATTTGCCAGCATCATCGTCGAACAGGGATTCGGAGGAGAAGACTTCACACTTAATGAGCCGTTGACCTTTGCAGAAGAAGGAGCATTGACTCCCGGTAAAATCGCTTACTGCGACGAACTGAATACATGGACACAAAGCGGCACTCAACGCATGATCCGTAAAGACGACTGGAAGCTAATCATGGATAATTACGGCAGAGGTGAACTATACAACCTCAAGAACGATCCGTCCGAAATCAACAATCTTTTCGGAAATAAGAAATATGCCGATAAGCAAATGGAACTGATAGAAGCCCTGATAACTTGGAATCTGAGGTTGCAAGACCCACTACCAATCCCAAGAAACAGATATCACTTCAAGCAGAATCCATACAATTATCATTTCACCGACTAA
- a CDS encoding arylsulfatase, whose product MNKRIFAAAPLLLTPFVWAQEKPNVVIILVDDMGYSDIGCYGGEVLTPNIDKLASTGTRFTQFYNTSRSCPARASLMTGLFQHQAGIGQMSEDPGSQKKNGDKDKNDWGTDGYKGFLNRRCVTIAEVLKESGYHTYMAGKWHLGMHGQEKWPLQRGFERFYGILAGACSYLRPDGGRGLTMDNTKLPAPEAPYYTTDAFADHAVQFVNEQKDDNPFFLYLAFNAPHWPLQAKEADIQKFTKLYRSKGWDKIRQARYKRMAKMGIIDKNVGFAEWENRSWDELTEKEKDESAYRMAVYAAQVHCVDYNVGKVIECLKKNNKLDNTLIFFLSDNGACAEPYEELGGGKQEDINNPSHSGMPSYGRAWAQTSNTPFRKYKCRSYEGGISTPLIVSWQKGLGNGKGELCRVPGYLPDIMPTVLEATGASYPQTYHGGNPIYPLAGTSLFPAIEKKTDSLHEYMYWEHQGNRAIRYGEWKAVRDQTGTVWELFNIEKDRTEKHNLAAQNPELLHKLIKEWDQWAARHFVLPKHAGDKEQTN is encoded by the coding sequence ATGAACAAAAGAATATTTGCAGCAGCGCCACTGCTTTTGACGCCTTTCGTTTGGGCACAGGAAAAGCCCAATGTAGTAATTATCCTTGTCGATGACATGGGATATTCCGATATCGGCTGTTATGGAGGAGAGGTTCTGACTCCAAATATTGATAAGCTGGCGTCTACCGGAACCCGTTTCACCCAATTCTACAACACTTCCCGTTCTTGCCCGGCAAGAGCCAGCCTGATGACAGGACTATTTCAACATCAGGCAGGCATCGGACAAATGTCCGAAGATCCCGGTTCCCAAAAAAAGAATGGTGATAAAGACAAAAACGATTGGGGCACGGACGGCTACAAAGGTTTCCTCAACCGGAGATGTGTTACCATCGCGGAAGTACTGAAAGAAAGCGGTTATCATACCTATATGGCAGGTAAATGGCATCTGGGGATGCACGGACAAGAGAAATGGCCGTTGCAAAGAGGTTTCGAACGCTTCTACGGTATATTGGCAGGTGCATGTAGTTACCTGAGACCGGACGGTGGCCGCGGATTGACCATGGACAACACCAAACTGCCGGCACCGGAGGCTCCCTATTATACCACGGATGCTTTTGCCGACCATGCTGTTCAATTCGTCAATGAGCAGAAAGATGATAATCCTTTCTTCCTCTATTTGGCATTCAATGCTCCCCACTGGCCATTACAGGCAAAAGAAGCGGACATCCAGAAGTTCACAAAGCTATACCGTTCCAAAGGCTGGGATAAAATCCGCCAAGCACGCTACAAACGCATGGCTAAGATGGGAATCATAGACAAAAACGTAGGTTTCGCTGAATGGGAAAACCGTTCCTGGGATGAACTGACGGAAAAAGAAAAGGACGAATCAGCCTATCGCATGGCTGTCTATGCAGCACAAGTACACTGCGTCGACTACAATGTAGGAAAAGTGATCGAATGTTTGAAGAAGAACAATAAACTCGATAACACCCTGATTTTTTTCCTCTCGGACAACGGAGCTTGTGCCGAACCCTATGAAGAGCTGGGAGGCGGCAAGCAGGAAGATATCAACAACCCCTCACACAGCGGAATGCCATCGTACGGAAGAGCCTGGGCACAAACCTCCAACACTCCGTTCCGGAAATATAAATGCCGTTCCTACGAAGGAGGTATTTCCACTCCACTCATCGTTTCATGGCAAAAAGGATTAGGAAACGGAAAAGGAGAGCTATGCCGTGTCCCCGGATATCTGCCCGATATCATGCCGACTGTATTGGAAGCCACCGGAGCCAGCTATCCCCAGACCTATCACGGAGGCAACCCGATCTATCCGCTGGCAGGCACAAGCTTGTTCCCCGCCATTGAGAAGAAAACCGATTCATTACACGAATACATGTATTGGGAACATCAGGGTAACCGTGCCATCCGCTATGGCGAATGGAAAGCAGTTCGCGACCAGACCGGCACGGTATGGGAACTTTTCAATATCGAAAAAGATCGCACAGAGAAACATAACTTGGCGGCACAAAATCCTGAGTTACTTCATAAACTGATCAAGGAATGGGATCAATGGGCCGCCCGTCATTTCGTACTTCCCAAACATGCAGGTGACAAAGAACAAACGAATTAA
- a CDS encoding sulfatase family protein — protein sequence MKAIPITAGLLLASSLYAQEKPNIVVYLADDHGCAQSEPYGDTFIKTPKMQELADQGMLFENAYIASPASGPSRAALLSGMIPVHNGAVGNHRLPRPESQKMVKQLQEQGYEVVAFGKIAHGKKHAELCGFDELEWYNWNSDTKLSESVSAYLKKRTSKKPLCLMVGDHRPHVPWGKESIYNPAEVNLPDYLIDTKETREHWARYLSDITRMDKTMTEIDQMATDYFGNNNFVFIYSADHGCQWPFGKWNLYELGVRVPFIVRWPGQIEAGVRSNAMISWIDFMPTLIDLAGGKVSDDVDGRSFAPVLLGNTKKHRDLIFTTHNSDGDFNLYPIRAVRNERFKYIRNLLPDCYHSNHSDILRKDGAGAYWDSWDEVARNDKQAAAIIDRYYRRPAIELYDLKKDPGERHNLADDPKYKKELKKMSDLLDKWLEEEGDDESLDYAPYPLNGPTPHQVHQAREVNKKKNKK from the coding sequence ATGAAAGCAATTCCTATTACAGCAGGTCTGCTGCTGGCTTCTTCACTTTATGCACAAGAAAAGCCGAATATTGTTGTCTACTTGGCAGATGACCATGGTTGCGCACAAAGTGAACCTTACGGAGATACCTTCATCAAGACACCCAAGATGCAGGAACTTGCTGACCAAGGCATGTTGTTCGAGAATGCATACATCGCTTCTCCCGCATCCGGTCCCAGCCGAGCTGCTCTTTTGAGTGGAATGATTCCCGTACACAACGGAGCAGTAGGCAATCATCGGCTTCCGCGCCCCGAAAGTCAGAAGATGGTCAAGCAATTGCAAGAACAAGGATACGAAGTGGTTGCCTTCGGTAAAATAGCCCACGGTAAGAAACACGCGGAACTATGCGGTTTTGATGAGCTTGAATGGTACAATTGGAACAGTGATACAAAACTGTCCGAATCCGTATCGGCATACCTGAAAAAAAGAACTTCCAAAAAGCCGCTTTGCCTGATGGTAGGCGATCACAGGCCACATGTACCTTGGGGGAAAGAGAGCATTTACAATCCGGCCGAAGTTAATCTGCCCGATTACTTGATCGATACCAAGGAAACACGTGAACATTGGGCACGTTATCTGTCGGACATCACCCGGATGGATAAAACGATGACGGAAATCGACCAGATGGCTACCGATTATTTCGGTAACAATAATTTCGTCTTCATTTACAGTGCCGACCACGGATGTCAATGGCCATTCGGCAAATGGAACCTGTATGAACTGGGTGTCAGAGTACCGTTCATTGTCAGATGGCCGGGACAAATCGAAGCAGGCGTGCGCAGTAATGCTATGATTAGTTGGATAGACTTCATGCCCACTCTGATAGACCTTGCAGGGGGCAAAGTATCCGACGATGTGGATGGCCGCTCTTTTGCTCCGGTCTTACTGGGCAATACAAAAAAGCACCGGGATTTAATCTTCACTACGCACAATAGCGATGGCGACTTTAATCTTTATCCCATTCGTGCCGTGCGTAACGAACGTTTTAAGTATATTCGCAACTTACTTCCCGATTGCTACCATTCCAATCACTCCGATATTCTGCGCAAAGACGGTGCAGGAGCCTATTGGGATTCCTGGGATGAAGTGGCACGGAACGACAAACAGGCAGCCGCCATCATCGACCGTTATTACCGCAGACCGGCAATCGAATTGTACGATCTGAAAAAAGACCCGGGAGAACGGCACAATCTGGCAGATGATCCGAAATATAAAAAGGAACTGAAGAAAATGTCCGATTTGCTGGACAAATGGCTGGAAGAAGAGGGGGATGATGAGTCACTCGATTATGCACCTTATCCCCTGAACGGACCGACCCCGCATCAGGTTCACCAAGCCCGGGAAGTAAACAAGAAAAAGAATAAAAAATAA